The genomic interval CTGGGCAGGAGTGGCCAATGGTGCTgccccctcacctctgccccagGCTCTCAGGGAATTCAGACCTAGTTCTGAGGTTGGCAGAAGGAGCCACAACCGGTCAGCAGCAGAAGGACTCACAGGATGTGCCAGGGCTCAGGAAAAGGACCCTTTGGGTGGATGCAGGGCATGAGGAGACCCTCACCCCAAAAGAGATGGGAACTTACAGTGTCCGGCTTGAGCTGTTTCAGCCCTAGGAGTCCCCAGTCAGGTCTGGCCGGATGGGGCCTGCCATCACTTCCGTCacgtggttgggggtggggtatcTCAGGGTGTGAGGACCTTGGTCTGAGGGGAAGCATCAGGCCAGCAGAGGGAGCGGTCCTAGGATATCCCACGTGTCAAGGCAAGGACTCTCCGTGAGGACCAAATGTACCCCGCCATCTCAGGAGAGGAAGGACCCCACCGGGTCCAGCTGACCCGTGTTCCCAGCCCTGGAAGGAACAGTCAGTGGTGGCCCTAAGTGCCGTGCTCACTTCCATCCTGGGTGGGAAGGTGGGAGTCTTCAGGGAGTTGAGGTCTGGGTCTGACGGGCAGATGTCAACTCGTCatcccaggtgggggcaggggggaagaGCAGGCCCTGGCGGGAGTGAGATGCATGGCCTCCAGGCACTGAGGGCACCTCcgcccagggcagaggggccgATCCCCGCTGCCAGTGCTTCTGGTTTTttcggggggctgggggtggatgtTGTGTAAATGGATCCTGGGACCAGTTTCCACGTAGGGGAGAGGTTCCCCGGACCAACAACAGTTCTCAGACAGCAGCAGAGTGTTCAAGAATTCAACTGCGTTCTGACACCGTCTAGCCAGAGATGGCATCAGACCCTCTGGTTCAGGCTCAGTCCTCCAagactgccctccccccaccacttcaGAAGCCCACCGCAAGGCAAGGTTCTTCCCTGTGCTGCTAAATGGCCAGCTGTAGGTTGGGGATTCCAACTCCCTCCTCCTTGGGTTTCCACCGCTGGTGACAAGTCGAGGCTGTTACTTGTCCTTCTGAAAGACGTGTCCTTCTGAAAGACCTCCAGAGGTTGCCACGCCCTCCTCCTCAGGTTTGGttgatttgctagagtggctcacaggtcTCTGACAAACGTATTACTTCCTAGATCACCAGCTGAACATAAAGGGCATGAGTCACgaagagccagatggaagaggtgcTAGGGCCAAGGTGTGCGGGAGCGGGGCCGACTTCCCCGCTCTCTCAGACAGTGCCACTTGCCCCAGCTCTCTACCtgctcaccaacccagaagctctccaaacccatcCTCTTGGGGTTTgacggaggcttcattacataagcaCGATTGGTTAAACCATTGGCCATTGGCAATTGAACTCAAATCTCcagcctttctcccctccctggtggtgctggggaggggccaAAAGATCCAAACTTTTAATCACATGATTGGCTCttctggcaaccagccccatTTTAGGTGCTTTGCAAACACATCTCAttcacatgaaaaacaaaaacagcacatTCATCACTCTCAACACTGAGGACATCCCAAGGGCTTTGGGAGCTGTGAACAAGGAACTGTGCACAGAAACCAAAGTCAATGACCAGAGGTATCCTTGTCCTGAATCACAGCAGGGAAGgggcctcctctcctttctctcccggCTTTCAGGGAGGTGAGGACCTTGGTGTGAGAGGACGGGTCAGATCCTATCTGAAGGAACCACGCCTTGGCGACAGAGAGAAGAGTCCCGGGTCCTCCCAGGAGTCAAGGTGAGGGCCCGAGGGAAGGGTGAGGGGACCCGCACGCCCACAACAAAGATGGGACACCAAAGTAAACCTCGTTCAGCCCTAGAAACCCTGGGAAGGTCGATAAGCTTGTCCTCCCACAAGGCCACTGGGTCCCCACCTGTCACCGCTGCCCAGACTCCTGTCAGCTGCCAACACCTGTCATTATGTCCCTGGTTCAGATGAGTGAGCTCCGCCAGGCTGTGGAAGACCTTCAGGACCCAAGAGACGCCCAGGGCCTGGTGGATGTGCAGCAGCTGGAGGCTGAGCAGGAGGGGGCCGCATCCCCCCGGTacccctgctcctcctcagtctcctcttcctactctgccGGTGCCGAGTCCCTGCGCCAAGGTGCAGAGCTTTCAATGATGGCTGACCTGGTGAGCTTCCTGCTCCTCAAGTATCACCGGAAGCAGCCGACCACCAGGGCAGAAATGCTGAGTATCCTCAGAGAataccaggaccacttccctgcggtcttcagccaggcctctgagtgcatgcagctggtctttggggtggatgtgaaggaggtggaccccAAGGAGCACTTGTacatcctggtccccaccctgggcctcacctgtgATGGGATGCAGGGTGGTGAGCAGAGCATGCCCAAGAACGGCCTCCTGGTGATACTTCTGGGTGTCAtcgtcctggggggagggggggtgcctgAGGAAGAGGTGTGGGGAGCACTCGGTGTCATGGGGGTGTATcctgggagggagcacttcatctacggggagcccagggagctgaTCACCAAagcgtgggtgcaggaggggtacctggagtaccggcaggtggccaacagcgatcccgctcgccacgagttcctgtgggggccccgggcccacgcggagaccagcaagctgcaagtcctggagCATTTGTTTAGACTCAACAGTGAGGGTCCCATTTCCTTCCCGTCCCTGTCTGAGGAGGCCGTGAGCaatgaggaagagggggcctgagCCAGACTTGCAGCCGCGCTCCTTCCAGGCCCCTGTCCAGCAGCTTCTCCTGCCGGGCAGGAAGGGAGCCCATCCTTCACCCTGTGTTTGCAGAGCGAGCAGTCAGCCTTGGAAGGAGTGAGGGCCCGGGCCAGCTCGGGGGGCACGGcgtacagcatctctgggctcctcccGTCCTTTACGGTGACATGGAAATTGATCTTTGTTTCCTGTAGGTGTTTTTCAGTGCTGTTCCTATTAATAGAAGatttaataagcttcagtatCTAACTTTGTGAATGACAGTGATCACAACGTGTGTATGCTTATCCAGTTCAAACACAACAgtcttcctcttctgtaaaggagactgaaatctctctctctctctctctctctctcttttttttttttttggtcatcct from Vicugna pacos chromosome X, VicPac4, whole genome shotgun sequence carries:
- the LOC140691745 gene encoding melanoma-associated antigen 10-like; protein product: MSELRQAVEDLQDPRDAQGLVDVQQLEAEQEGAASPRYPCSSSVSSSYSAGAESLRQGAELSMMADLVSFLLLKYHRKQPTTRAEMLSILREYQDHFPAVFSQASECMQLVFGVDVKEVDPKEHLYILVPTLGLTCDGMQGGEQSMPKNGLLVILLGVIVLGGGGVPEEEVWGALGVMGVYPGREHFIYGEPRELITKAWVQEGYLEYRQVANSDPARHEFLWGPRAHAETSKLQVLEHLFRLNSEGPISFPSLSEEAVSNEEEGA